The Candidatus Methanomethylicota archaeon DNA segment CCTATAATTCTATCTTTTTTGAGTTCATTGAAAACTATATCTGGTAGTACGTATTCAATGCTATGCCCTACAGAGTTACTATAATCCTTCAATTTCTCCAGAATACTTACATGGAAGAGTTCACTCACTACAGATGTGTTAAATACCATTATCACCCTTCGCTTACTTCCGTTTTCTGTCAATCTTCATTCCCCTATATCTCCTTGAACGTCGAATGGTTTTATTCCATGCTTAATTGCTCTCTCGATAAGTTCCGTTTCTGGCATGTTTGCTAGTTTTGCGGCGAGATTCAATGATATCTTTCCCTTTTCCAGCATTCTCAGAGCTATTTCCTCTCTTTTTCGCAATATTTTATCCTTGACGTCACTCTTTTCAGCCATTTCAGGGTGAGTGGCATATATGTAAAGTAGAAGTTCGTCAAGTTCTAATTCCTCTAAAAACTTGACAGTGGATTCTACTATACTCCTTTCACGTTCAGATGCACTATTCCAAACAATTTTCGCTAATTCAAATCCTCTATCAGTTAATTTTAGTTTTGAGTTCTCAAAAGTTATTAACCCCGAATTTTCCAGCATATCTACATACTCATCTAATGCTTCACTAAAAGGTCCATAACTATAAGCATTAAACTCCAATTCATCTGCCAATTCACTAAATGCTTTAGATAACTCGAACATTTCCTTCTCAAACCATAATTTCCCCCTAACTTTACCTCCTGCAGCATAAAGTAACATTAGGATGTATTTTTCAGTAATTGAGGTTTCTGCGAGAAGGTTTCTTGAAGCCTTCATTTGTTCCTCCCCATAAAAACTTATTTACAACCATCACCTAATTAATTTTTGGGAATATTGGTGTGATCATTAAAACAAAGATTATTAGTATTAATGATGAGCTTAAATGTGCTAG contains these protein-coding regions:
- a CDS encoding UPF0175 family protein, translated to MKASRNLLAETSITEKYILMLLYAAGGKVRGKLWFEKEMFELSKAFSELADELEFNAYSYGPFSEALDEYVDMLENSGLITFENSKLKLTDRGFELAKIVWNSASERERSIVESTVKFLEELELDELLLYIYATHPEMAEKSDVKDKILRKREEIALRMLEKGKISLNLAAKLANMPETELIERAIKHGIKPFDVQGDIGE